From Salvia splendens isolate huo1 chromosome 16, SspV2, whole genome shotgun sequence, a single genomic window includes:
- the LOC121770716 gene encoding katanin p80 WD40 repeat-containing subunit B1 homolog KTN80.4-like: protein MIFNPDGKTLLCGLHENLKVFSWEPIRSHDTVDVGWSKLSDMNIHEGKLLGCSYNQSCVGVWVVDISRIEPYAIGKTARLTDDNDAKSNSGGSSVTTEDNVKANLGRLSLSNNADVVKETRSLTRLSVPQNSDKDSKSSASPPITPQKSNISVVSKTLPANAPSISSSTNPKRQAPISSKSLIQQI, encoded by the exons ATGATCTTCAATCCTGATGGGAAAACCCTGCTTTGTGGCTTGCATGAGAATTTGAAA GTTTTCTCATGGGAGCCAATCAGAAGTCATGATACTGTAGATGTGGGGTGGTCTAAACTATCAGATATGAATATCCATGAAGGAAAGCTTCTAGGATGTTCTTATAATCAGAGTTGTGTTGGAGTTTGGGTTGTAGACATTTCG CGGATTGAACCATATGCAATTGGAAAAACTGCTCGATTAACTGATGATAATGATGCAAAATCAAATTCTGGTGGTTCATCTGTAACCACAGAGGACAATGTGAAGGCCAATTTGGGCAGGCTTTCTCTTTCAAATAATGCTGATGTGGTGAAGGAAACTAGATCTCTAACAAGGCTCTCTGTCCCCCAAAATTCAGATAAGGATTCTAAATCAAGTGCAT CTCCTCCAATCACTCCTCAAAAGTCAAATATCAGTGTGGTTTCAAAGACACTGCCGGCCAATGCACCATCAATTTCCAGTTCAACAAACCCGAAGCGACAAGCCCCAATCAGTAGCAAATCTCTTATTCAACAGATCTGA